ATTAACTGAACCTGtaagaccagaaaaaaaaaccttgtttaaaaaaaaattcacctgaTATATATCAGCTGAAAGTACAAGGCACTGACAACTGTTTGCCTAAATTATCTGCACTGTAAGGTCTAAAGCAGTGAGAATTGCTTCAAAGTGCAAAAACATACTATAACTAATAGAGGCACTGTACAACTCTAAACATAGTAATATCACTGCAGTATGGTATGACATAGTATCTAAATACTGTACCTGATAATTTAAGGTTATATCAAGGTTTCTAATGATTTCTTTTCACTAGtcaataagaatgaaaatgtgtaAATGAAATAGTAAAACTAAATTATCTAGGTATTCAATCTCAATCAAATTAAATATACAGTAATCAAAGACTGACTTTTCTGCTAAAAATAACAACTTTAAgacatataatattttatactaatCTCACTCCAGTCATATACAAAAACTTGCAAGACCAAATAAACTTAATTTATGGCTGTGGTCTTCACATTTACAGGTTACTTAATAAAACCTGTACTTTACATCATATAAAGGCCATGACATTATGAAAAAGTCTGTAATTTATAAAAAGTGAAGAAAACCAATACATTTTAATATCTTTGTGCTATACAATTTTGCAAATTCTGAGCTAAACTAATGACAGAATGGAGTCTATAATGAAGTGTCAAATActaaatctcaaaatctcattGGTATACCTTGTTAGCAAGCTCTTAGGTAAAGATGCTTTGAGATTCCTTACATTGatccaatgtatatatatgtagcattcCTCCTTCAAATCCTAATGCAGAAAGTACAAATGCGTTAAATCAACTCGACACTAATTCtactaaataaaatacaatttacaaacTGAAATTTCTCCAAACTATACCTTTGCAGCTAATTTATCAGATTTTCTCCCTTGGCCCTTCTTGGAATCGGCTGAATCCAGACGTTCAGTGATCTTCTGAACCTTTGCTGCTGCTTCAGCCATGGGGTTAACAGGAGGTTCATATGATGGACATCTGTGGTCAACCTAGTTAGATGAACACTTGTAAGATGATAAAGCCATATAAAATTTTGCAGTGATACTTTTatcaagattaaataaaattcaaaggtCTGTTCCAAGCcacatacatgaaaaataaaatcaaaagcccTTAGACCATGGCaattggttatatatattaaaaaaaaaaaaggagttcaatCAATCCCTATAGTGAGCAtcaaaatcaccaataaacacaaactaacattttttatcatcattctgcatcttaaggcctgtccacactaggaaacattgtttgcaaacactttttactgcaaatttgtttcccatccagaatggaaaatatttagtgtctgtgtatatgtatacaagtatagtgtatgtattttcaattccgccagaagcaagtcagcatgacactcctttttctaaaaacttccttattacccatctctctttctgtcatatccctcctcgagtgcattaaaatagccaagtagaatatatacagagactactgcaccgacaagcatcctaATGACAACCGAGGTCTGAACAGGAAACATTGCTTGCTAACAgcttggaaactgtttgcaaacaatgtttcctagtgtggacaggcctttagcccTAAAAACCTTTATAATTTGGAACTCATTCCCAATACCAAGCCATAAGAATGACATGTCTAGAATGCACTGGTCTGGGATTTTGCATATCATATTTTCCCTAGTTAGTCAGAATAGTGAGGATATTGTACAGGTACTGTACAACTGAGTAAAGATTAGATACTTGTATCGTAAGTGAGCACCAAACATTTGGTATATGAATTACATTCAATATATGGCTATGCCCTGTTGACAGCAAAATCAGAGTAAGTGTTGAGTTTCAAGGTAAGTGAATACTGTACtgtaaattgtataaaaaatatcTGGCTTAAATGATCAAGCAATCTACCAAAAATATTTGTCACAGTTACCAAGACAAATTCTAAAACAAAATACGAGTATATGCTGAGGTTGCATACCTGGTGTCTATGGGCAAGGCAGAAATTCTTTGTGCAGGCTGGACAAATGACTGGAGCCAATTCACCATTCTTACACCCTTCAAGTTCACAAGGGTAACGCATTGGACCTCCTCCAGACCTCTGTGAAATAAAGATTTTGAAATCAGATTTAGTTCTTTAAACACCAAACAAGAATGCACGTATGTTATTGTTGCATATGAATGAATGTACACTTTCAAGTACTAAAGTGATAAAGAAATACTAGTTCAATATTTAAGTAAACAGTTGTAACAGTCACCTGTTAATCATGTTTATTGTGTACACAAAGTGCAAATAATTGTGGCATTTTGCACTGTtcttttacaataatatatataccctgattttaattttaactatataaattgcaataaaatttaattactttACCTTCAGTCATTTACACATCACCTTAAACAAAAACTTGAACATGACAACTGCCTCTATAACAACATGGAACAAGACAATCTcagaatttattgaaaatatgGTATTTTATGTAGTATAATTAAAACCTATGGATCAGAACTGTTCTGAATACTAAAATCACCCAACAGTTTCCACAACATTCAATATCCACACACACAACTTTTAACATGCAAATAACTctacaatttcaaataaattctCCATTGCAAATCATCCAAGACAAGAAATCTTGAGTCACACAAAAATTTAATTCACTACCTTGAGAGCTACAGCAGATAAGGATAAAACCATTTGCATGAGCTGGATGCATTAACTTGCCGTAGTATTATTAGCCTTCAGGAAGACTTGTCTAAACCTATATGGtaagttttatttgtttcagtgtaCTTCACCTTAAGTGAGGGAATCCACCTAAGTTAAAAGCACCATACTGCACAATATTGAGTTACAAAAACAAGAGGTTTGTGCATTTTTTAGAATCTATTACCAAAGCCTCATAGTGAAaatttaatatacaaaatatgcggaataataatttataaaataataaacccTGTAAACTCACCTTGTCCACAACTTTATTGTAATCTCCACTGCAGTCATGGTATTGCGGAGGAAAGTGATCTTTGCAAAATAAGGCACTACAAAAGTGGCATTTGATAGGGAGGAAATCTAACTGTTGGCAAGAAGAGACCTGACACTGTTTTCCTAATTCTGGCAACTCCATACTGATTCTTTCAGATTAGCTATTACTCTAGATAAAGTACTAAAAACTAGTATTTCAATCTGTCTGAATTACAACTAGCAGTGCTaatgaatttttatgttaaaatagagttaaaaaattaactttagtCACAAAACATTAAGTAGTGGCATTCTGGGTCTGAAAATCAGACAGATTTGATAACATTAGATCCTGCCACTTGTGCTCTTGTTGCCGCAAAGTCTGGTTAGGTGTTGTCGCATCAGGTTCTGGATCAGGGAGTTCTTGAATGGGAACAGCAATCTCGTCACTAGGAAGACTATCGGTCCGCCACCCAGAATCCACCAGCTCTAGTAAGCGCCCATCTAACTGCACCTGGGAGTCCATAAGCAAACTtgctgtaaaaataataaaaagtgcaaaatgagaagaaaaaaaaagttaaaatggtCATGAATGTATTTTTAATTGCTGTCACAATGATCTCAATCTCTCGGTTTCTACATATATACTTGTTTTAGCaatgaatacaaatataaaaatttgaagCTCTAACTTTTGTGGTGGgatttaaatatacacacacacactaagcagTGCAGTCAGTAACCACACCACCATGAAGAATCAAATTCAtcttgtatatatacagatatgtactGTATTGAATACCATATGGTTTCAGAGAAGGCAGGAGTTGCACATAATCATTTGTGTTACGAAATACTGTGCAACAGAGTATAAAATTCTTCTTACAAGACCTATATTAAAGGTCTTTCATCACTATAGCATTCCTATTAAATATGTAAAGCTAACTGAAATAACCACAAACTAGATGCTGTACAAAGTGGGGTGCTACAAGGGAATATTCAACATTTGTAGCTTCCCCTTTACAgatattgtataataaaaaaaaaaggtgaacatAAAACTTAAGTGAAATATAAGGGTGTATTCTAACCTTCGCTTAGGGCAGCAACCCCTTGACTTTACAATCTTTATCTATCTAGGTCCCATAAATcacatgaaaataaagatatgcaTCCCAACTTGACCTATCCTAAACCAGGGC
The genomic region above belongs to Macrobrachium nipponense isolate FS-2020 chromosome 39, ASM1510439v2, whole genome shotgun sequence and contains:
- the LOC135210235 gene encoding AN1-type zinc finger protein 1-like → MELPELGKQCQVSSCQQLDFLPIKCHFCSALFCKDHFPPQYHDCSGDYNKVVDKRSGGGPMRYPCELEGCKNGELAPVICPACTKNFCLAHRHQVDHRCPSYEPPVNPMAEAAAKVQKITERLDSADSKKGQGRKSDKLAAKVQLMKLKQKSVGQGDLPQEERLYFLVLLPKAHSVTTQAVYISHHWSIGKAVDTIATLSKVPNRNNLTGVDKLVLFRASDGSHLGSMDLTLKSLVDEGQLFNGQSVIMEYVSPGTEQLESFKTYKA